In a genomic window of Mycolicibacterium neoaurum VKM Ac-1815D:
- a CDS encoding glycosyltransferase family 4 protein produces MGLKVLVIGTYPLELGVVRGGVESATSALVPALAERDDIDSVTVLRFHHGEASTEYRRETPKIDVHYVRGQYRFRMLTGAYLDLRKARKLIAEVDPDVIHGQEIGLNSDIAARCSPNCVVTVHGITYVETHLYHRKSIRTTLRAKLIHRVARRVLHRAKVVISISKYDAEELSGLTRGTRVSIDNATDPRFFELAPSPSTAPRLLFAGALIPLKNPLGLVNAFAQARRTVPDARLVLVGPHPDETYALEVRERVETLGLSDCVEMEGFADNERMLHEIAIARAVVLFSRQENAPTIIAQAMAAGKPVVASRVGGIPDMLQDGVSGFLVDSEDEPALADRLRAVLDDQSLCLRMGSHGHAIAMDRFTPETVAAATVDAYHTALTRSHA; encoded by the coding sequence ATGGGCTTGAAAGTTCTTGTGATCGGGACATATCCGCTGGAGCTCGGTGTCGTGCGTGGTGGGGTCGAGTCGGCGACCAGCGCGCTCGTGCCGGCCCTGGCCGAGCGCGATGACATCGACAGCGTCACCGTGCTGCGGTTCCACCACGGAGAGGCATCGACCGAGTACCGGCGGGAGACGCCGAAGATCGACGTCCACTACGTACGCGGTCAGTACCGGTTCCGGATGCTCACCGGGGCCTACCTGGACCTGCGCAAGGCGCGAAAGCTGATCGCCGAGGTGGACCCGGACGTCATTCACGGCCAGGAGATCGGGCTGAACAGCGATATCGCTGCACGGTGCAGCCCGAACTGTGTGGTGACCGTGCATGGCATCACCTACGTCGAAACACACCTCTATCACCGAAAGAGCATCCGCACCACATTGCGGGCCAAGCTGATACACCGCGTGGCCCGGCGAGTGCTGCACCGCGCCAAGGTGGTCATCTCGATCTCGAAGTACGACGCAGAGGAACTGTCCGGACTGACCAGGGGGACACGGGTGAGCATCGACAACGCGACCGATCCGCGGTTCTTCGAGTTGGCGCCGTCACCGTCGACCGCGCCCCGGTTGCTGTTCGCGGGTGCGCTGATCCCACTGAAGAATCCGCTCGGTCTGGTCAATGCTTTCGCCCAGGCGCGCAGGACGGTACCGGATGCACGTCTCGTGCTGGTGGGTCCGCACCCGGATGAGACCTACGCGTTGGAGGTCCGGGAGCGGGTGGAAACACTGGGGCTGTCCGACTGTGTCGAGATGGAGGGGTTTGCCGACAACGAGCGGATGCTGCATGAAATCGCGATCGCGCGAGCCGTCGTGTTGTTCTCGCGACAGGAAAATGCGCCGACGATCATCGCGCAGGCCATGGCGGCGGGGAAGCCGGTGGTCGCCAGTCGGGTCGGGGGTATCCCGGACATGCTGCAAGACGGTGTATCCGGGTTCCTCGTGGATTCCGAGGACGAGCCCGCGCTGGCCGACCGGTTGCGCGCAGTGCTCGATGACCAGAGCCTGTGCCTGCGGATGGGCAGCCATGGACACGCGATCGCGATGGACCGATTCACACCAGAGACCGTGGCCGCGGCGACGGTCGATGCCTATCACACCGCTTTGACGAGGAGTCACGCATGA
- a CDS encoding FkbM family methyltransferase, with protein MNLLERRVDTLDPRLSAELRGLKLRLHRNRLCDVIRRCAVPGRSVLDIGANRGVYTWMMSRLVGPDGTVHSFEPYPANVERLNALSTTRANITVYPVALSDSDGEATLHVPRHHRRDIDALASLRTTAIDERFVPVQVEKRRLDSVLPSSARPLGFVKCDVEGHEDEVVDGAWHTITRDRPTMAIEIEQRHRQAPVTDLIGRIIEVGYDCFFLDEDGTHPIAEFDIEQHQLTYLTAEFVPHAMPRGYVNNFLFFPKSD; from the coding sequence ATGAATTTGCTTGAAAGACGCGTCGACACGCTCGATCCCAGGTTGAGCGCGGAGCTGCGCGGGCTCAAACTACGGCTTCACCGAAACCGGCTGTGCGATGTCATCCGCCGGTGCGCCGTACCCGGCCGATCGGTGCTGGACATCGGCGCCAATCGCGGCGTCTACACCTGGATGATGTCGCGTCTTGTCGGGCCGGACGGCACCGTCCATTCGTTCGAGCCCTACCCGGCCAACGTCGAGCGGTTGAACGCGCTGTCGACGACCCGAGCGAACATCACCGTGTATCCGGTGGCGCTGTCGGACAGCGACGGCGAGGCGACACTGCACGTCCCGCGACATCACCGGCGCGACATCGACGCGCTGGCCAGTCTCAGGACGACCGCCATCGATGAGCGGTTCGTGCCGGTGCAGGTCGAGAAACGCAGACTCGACAGCGTGCTCCCGTCCAGCGCGCGCCCGCTCGGATTCGTGAAATGTGATGTCGAGGGTCATGAGGACGAGGTCGTCGACGGCGCATGGCACACCATCACCAGGGACAGGCCAACGATGGCCATCGAGATCGAGCAACGGCACCGCCAGGCTCCGGTCACCGATCTCATCGGGCGCATCATCGAGGTGGGTTACGACTGCTTCTTCCTCGACGAGGACGGCACCCATCCCATCGCCGAGTTCGACATCGAGCAACACCAGCTGACCTATCTGACCGCGGAGTTCGTACCGCATGCGATGCCCCGCGGCTACGTGAACAACTTCCTGTTCTTCCCGAAATCAGACTGA
- a CDS encoding oligosaccharide flippase family protein, whose protein sequence is MKANNDVSGDGLSGVLKRGVGYSAVGVVVCQVVVVVQTIVLGRILGPEEVGVFTAGSVLMGFLLTFSQGTLAQALIKREDDIEDAANTVLVVTVATGVVLALGVLVTSPLIGDLFHSPRAGHIAAATSGLVLLYLCVSVPEALMQRAFRFKQRMIIQPAAKISFAAVSIIFAVRGFGAWALVIGSYASILTLLVLSWWMARWRPFRGRFSVRVWREMAVFSLPLLFDNIATSIRDTFQQVLLGRRLGTTDLGQYRYGYQMAGIPAMAIVEIFGYTLFPAFARISDDSSRFREAFVRVLGWTWFGALPIGAVLAVTAEPAAVLLLGDDWRPAGTAAMAMAAVPFGAALNAFGITVMKGAGRSSLVNWLSVLGLVLHLPLIVLLLPFGVAGVGLGLSVTYLVCGIVSVSLSCSVADASPRNVLACLWPSTVSAAVAFAAAFSLEHLLIRSDRFAEPVGLALILVDCLVFALVYLGVLRVASPARYGSVRALADRAATNLAGPIGGRRE, encoded by the coding sequence ATGAAGGCCAACAACGACGTCTCCGGAGACGGTCTCAGCGGAGTGCTCAAACGAGGGGTTGGGTACTCCGCTGTCGGCGTCGTCGTCTGCCAGGTCGTCGTCGTGGTCCAGACGATCGTGCTGGGACGGATACTGGGGCCCGAAGAGGTGGGCGTCTTCACCGCGGGATCGGTGCTGATGGGGTTCCTCCTGACGTTCTCACAAGGGACGCTGGCCCAGGCATTGATCAAGCGCGAGGACGATATCGAGGACGCCGCGAACACCGTTCTCGTCGTGACCGTCGCGACCGGTGTGGTGCTCGCTCTCGGTGTCCTGGTCACATCGCCGCTCATCGGCGACCTCTTCCACAGCCCCCGGGCCGGGCACATCGCGGCGGCGACTTCGGGACTCGTACTTCTCTACCTGTGCGTGAGTGTCCCGGAGGCCCTCATGCAGCGTGCGTTCCGGTTCAAACAACGAATGATCATCCAGCCTGCGGCGAAGATCTCGTTCGCGGCGGTGTCGATCATCTTCGCTGTGCGCGGGTTTGGAGCATGGGCACTGGTCATCGGCTCCTACGCATCGATCCTGACGCTGTTGGTGCTGAGCTGGTGGATGGCGAGATGGCGCCCGTTCAGGGGTCGCTTCTCGGTCAGGGTTTGGCGCGAAATGGCGGTCTTCTCCTTGCCCTTGCTCTTCGACAACATCGCCACCAGCATTCGGGACACCTTCCAGCAGGTGCTTCTCGGCCGCCGGCTCGGTACGACGGATCTGGGCCAGTACCGCTACGGGTACCAGATGGCGGGCATCCCCGCGATGGCGATCGTCGAGATATTCGGTTACACGCTGTTTCCCGCCTTCGCCCGGATATCGGATGACAGCAGTCGATTCCGGGAGGCGTTCGTCCGGGTTCTCGGGTGGACCTGGTTCGGCGCTCTCCCGATCGGGGCGGTGCTTGCCGTGACTGCAGAACCGGCTGCCGTCCTGCTCCTCGGTGACGACTGGCGTCCCGCGGGCACCGCCGCCATGGCGATGGCAGCAGTTCCGTTCGGTGCGGCGCTCAACGCGTTCGGTATCACGGTGATGAAGGGTGCGGGCCGGTCATCACTGGTGAACTGGCTGAGTGTGCTCGGGTTGGTGCTCCACCTGCCGCTGATCGTGCTGCTCCTGCCGTTCGGAGTCGCCGGGGTGGGCCTCGGACTGTCCGTCACATATCTGGTCTGCGGCATCGTCAGTGTGTCCCTGAGCTGTTCGGTGGCAGATGCGTCGCCCCGGAACGTCCTGGCCTGCCTGTGGCCGTCGACGGTGTCGGCCGCTGTGGCCTTCGCCGCCGCCTTCTCGCTGGAACATCTCCTGATCAGGTCCGACCGCTTTGCCGAGCCGGTGGGGCTCGCGCTGATCCTGGTCGACTGCCTGGTCTTCGCGCTGGTCTATCTAGGTGTCCTGCGCGTGGCGTCACCGGCCAGATATGGATCGGTGCGCGCCCTCGCCGACAGGGCGGCAACGAACCTGGCCGGCCCCATCGGCGGCCGGCGGGAGTGA
- a CDS encoding polysaccharide deacetylase family protein, with amino-acid sequence MITEPTRPESAGAEDTAARRARMKLLAARMLCAAGVPAFARWKNSGRLAILMFHGVEGEPLSPACDYVHDAATLRRQLGYLRRHFHVLPLQEALERLHDGTLPRRAATLTFDDGTRNLAIHAAPVLRDLGLPAAVFLATGPMGTGEALWPDQLWIAFAHTAVTEIDLGPVGLGRYSLRNVTDRTEVRNTVVQHFKQLPDAERIARVDWLVAELGADIDARGGPFEMLSWDEARMLARDGLVSLYPHTVTHPILSRCTDNKVDHEISESCLVVERETGNEPTIFAYPNGGVQDFDMRAKGALRRNGVRWALSTTHGFADADSDPLALPRIGIGSNHSLALYRLKISGFELRRPRLRGAVARRRIGAAVAGPVPSGQRFGVRGAESGMVDDVRGV; translated from the coding sequence ATGATCACCGAGCCAACGCGGCCCGAAAGTGCCGGGGCAGAGGACACGGCCGCCCGCCGTGCGCGGATGAAGCTGCTGGCGGCGCGGATGCTCTGTGCCGCAGGCGTTCCGGCGTTCGCGCGGTGGAAGAATTCGGGCAGGCTCGCGATCCTCATGTTCCACGGTGTGGAGGGCGAACCACTCTCGCCGGCCTGTGATTACGTGCATGACGCCGCCACGCTTCGGCGTCAGTTGGGATACCTCCGCCGGCACTTTCACGTCCTGCCCCTGCAGGAGGCGCTTGAGCGCCTCCATGACGGTACATTGCCGCGCCGGGCGGCGACGCTGACCTTCGACGACGGTACCCGCAATCTCGCGATCCACGCCGCGCCGGTACTGCGCGACCTCGGACTACCCGCGGCGGTCTTCCTCGCCACCGGGCCGATGGGCACCGGCGAGGCGCTCTGGCCCGACCAACTCTGGATTGCGTTCGCACACACCGCGGTGACCGAAATCGACCTCGGTCCCGTGGGACTCGGCCGCTACTCGCTGCGCAACGTCACCGATCGCACCGAGGTGCGCAACACGGTTGTCCAGCACTTCAAACAGTTGCCCGATGCCGAACGCATCGCGCGGGTCGACTGGCTCGTCGCCGAACTCGGCGCGGACATCGACGCCCGTGGGGGTCCGTTCGAGATGCTGTCCTGGGACGAGGCGCGCATGCTGGCCCGGGACGGCCTGGTATCGCTGTACCCGCACACCGTCACGCATCCGATCCTCTCGCGGTGCACCGACAACAAGGTGGACCACGAGATCTCGGAATCCTGCCTGGTCGTGGAGCGAGAAACGGGCAATGAACCGACCATCTTCGCGTACCCGAACGGTGGTGTGCAGGACTTCGACATGCGTGCGAAGGGTGCGCTGCGTCGCAACGGAGTCCGCTGGGCGCTCTCGACGACACACGGATTCGCAGACGCCGATTCCGATCCGCTTGCGCTGCCCCGCATCGGAATCGGGAGCAACCACTCACTGGCGTTGTATCGCCTCAAGATCTCCGGTTTCGAACTGCGCAGGCCACGTCTGCGGGGTGCGGTCGCACGCCGGCGAATCGGTGCCGCCGTCGCCGGACCGGTGCCTTCAGGGCAACGGTTCGGCGTCCGAGGAGCGGAATCCGGAATGGTAGACGATGTCCGTGGAGTCTGA
- a CDS encoding nucleotide sugar dehydrogenase, which produces MNPETKSAISVFGLGYVGCVSAACLASRGHHVIGVDVNPAKLDGLRHGRSPIVESEIGELTAEVVAADRLTVSADAHAAVLNTDISLICVGTPSTSGGGLTTRYLEEVTSEIGLAIREKNRRHVVVYRSTMVPGTCETLLIPLLERVSGKRAGIDFGVCVNPEFLREGTSVRDFFGPPKTVVGATDSESTETVIGIYEGLPGQVFQVPIRVAEMTKYIDNSFHALKIGFANEVGALCAALGLDSHAVMDVFVADTKLNISPAYLRPGFAFGGSCLPKDLRALTHTARRNDVDIPLLSNLLVSNEVHLRRALDLIVAHGRRKVGIFGMSFKPGTDDLRESPMVELAERLIGKGFDVKIHDANVVLSRLLGANRAYIDERLPHVGELLTDDIDTVLEHGEVLIVGSCAPEVVEAMSRAGADRLIVDLVRLPDAVRLRETANYQGIGW; this is translated from the coding sequence ATGAATCCTGAAACGAAGTCAGCCATAAGTGTTTTCGGCCTGGGTTATGTCGGTTGCGTGAGCGCGGCGTGTCTGGCCTCCCGCGGGCACCACGTCATCGGTGTGGACGTGAACCCCGCGAAGCTGGACGGGCTACGCCACGGCAGGTCTCCGATCGTGGAGAGTGAGATCGGTGAGCTCACCGCCGAGGTGGTGGCCGCAGATCGCCTCACGGTGTCCGCGGACGCCCATGCCGCAGTCCTGAACACCGACATCTCACTGATCTGCGTCGGAACGCCGTCGACCAGTGGCGGCGGATTGACCACGCGGTATCTCGAGGAGGTGACCTCCGAGATCGGTCTGGCGATCCGGGAGAAGAACCGACGCCATGTGGTCGTCTATCGCAGCACCATGGTGCCCGGGACCTGCGAGACGCTGCTGATACCACTGCTGGAGCGGGTCTCGGGCAAGCGTGCGGGCATCGACTTCGGCGTGTGCGTGAATCCCGAGTTCCTGCGCGAGGGCACCAGCGTCCGGGACTTCTTCGGGCCGCCCAAAACCGTGGTGGGGGCCACGGACTCGGAGAGCACCGAGACGGTCATCGGGATCTACGAGGGTCTTCCGGGCCAGGTGTTCCAGGTGCCCATCAGGGTTGCCGAGATGACGAAGTATATCGACAACAGCTTCCACGCGCTCAAGATCGGCTTCGCCAATGAGGTCGGAGCACTGTGTGCCGCACTGGGTCTGGACTCGCATGCCGTCATGGATGTATTCGTGGCCGACACCAAACTCAACATCAGTCCCGCATACCTGCGGCCGGGATTCGCTTTCGGTGGCTCCTGCCTGCCCAAGGACCTGCGGGCGCTGACCCACACCGCGCGCCGCAACGACGTCGACATCCCGCTGCTGTCGAACCTCCTGGTGTCCAACGAGGTTCATCTGCGACGTGCCCTGGACCTGATCGTCGCGCACGGGCGACGAAAGGTGGGAATCTTCGGGATGTCGTTCAAACCGGGAACCGACGACCTGCGCGAGAGCCCGATGGTCGAACTCGCCGAACGACTCATCGGCAAGGGTTTCGACGTCAAGATCCACGATGCCAACGTCGTACTCTCACGGCTGCTGGGTGCCAACCGTGCCTATATCGACGAGCGGCTGCCACATGTGGGCGAGCTGCTGACCGACGATATCGACACGGTGCTCGAACACGGTGAGGTGCTGATCGTCGGTTCCTGCGCACCGGAGGTCGTCGAAGCCATGTCACGGGCCGGGGCGGACCGGCTGATCGTCGACCTGGTGCGGTTGCCGGATGCCGTGCGACTTCGCGAGACCGCCAACTATCAGGGCATCGGCTGGTAG
- a CDS encoding heparinase II/III family protein produces MVIRRDVWLEPIDSRMLRRPVADWDALRQRFRDGDGRPVLLDQERARRIAAEQPSHVRAVLAEADRCIAGERAFFGYPSVNIGRYIDWSYDPITDFRWPESTGGRIDHREAVSDPKWIWELNRLQHLPVLAQAWLFTGESPYAETAFDHLESWLDQNPAATATMWRSPFEVGLRAISVAIALQGLRNSPAMTTQRYRRVVHMLDASARHCWHNRSRFSSANNHLVGELTGLLTVHLLFPELTAPAALQRRAVRALEAAAEQLILPDGAGAEQSISYQIFTAELFSTLAALWRLRGDRVPAPIGTALARSARYLVSVVGPGDPDPRYGDDDDGFALRLGAEPKRTVRAHLGIVAATTGDASAARYGEMTTSAVWFAAALGTSVRGIGKGVGRGGNDSCMYAPNGGLVVLRQGRNRLTMDVGPLGYLSTAAHGHADALSVTLSDGDGEVIVDPGTGSYCMNPDWRAVHRGTRAHPTVCVDGANQSVIGGPFYWRRHAATTARSVDLENGVVDAEHDGYRRLDDPVTHRRWLIAPPGESTVVVVDLLDGKRTHDIAVSWPLHPALDWLPTQDGHMVSRDGIPVLQLCYAATTPVQTGQVRGDTDSGLGWWSDRLEGREPAWLLTAHTRAGLPVALVSFLHTVDAGVIALPEITRRGEELSVSWSQDSIRRGLTIDTRRSGAVTTVPCPSIVSSTRGW; encoded by the coding sequence ATGGTGATTCGCCGCGACGTCTGGCTGGAACCGATCGATTCCCGGATGCTGCGCCGGCCGGTGGCGGACTGGGATGCGCTGCGGCAGCGATTCCGGGACGGCGACGGGCGACCGGTGCTGCTCGACCAGGAGCGGGCCCGGCGGATCGCGGCAGAACAGCCCTCGCACGTGCGCGCGGTGCTGGCCGAGGCCGATCGATGCATCGCCGGCGAACGCGCCTTCTTCGGGTACCCGAGCGTGAACATCGGTCGCTACATCGACTGGAGCTACGACCCGATCACCGACTTCCGCTGGCCCGAATCCACCGGTGGCAGAATCGACCACCGGGAGGCGGTCAGCGATCCGAAATGGATCTGGGAGCTCAACCGCCTGCAGCACCTACCGGTGCTGGCGCAGGCATGGCTGTTCACCGGTGAATCACCCTATGCCGAAACAGCTTTCGATCACCTCGAATCCTGGCTCGACCAGAACCCGGCTGCCACCGCAACCATGTGGCGCAGCCCCTTCGAGGTGGGCCTGCGAGCCATCTCGGTGGCGATCGCACTACAGGGGCTGCGGAACTCACCCGCGATGACCACGCAGCGCTACCGCCGGGTGGTCCACATGCTCGACGCGAGTGCCCGCCACTGCTGGCACAACCGATCCCGGTTCAGCTCGGCCAACAACCACCTGGTCGGTGAGCTCACCGGACTGCTGACCGTGCATCTGCTGTTCCCCGAACTGACCGCACCCGCGGCGCTGCAGCGGCGTGCTGTGCGCGCACTCGAAGCCGCAGCCGAACAGCTGATCCTGCCCGACGGTGCGGGTGCCGAACAGTCGATCTCCTACCAGATCTTCACCGCCGAACTGTTCTCGACGCTCGCCGCGTTGTGGCGGTTGCGCGGTGATCGGGTGCCGGCACCGATCGGCACCGCGCTGGCGCGCAGTGCGCGGTACCTGGTGTCGGTCGTCGGACCCGGCGATCCGGATCCGCGCTACGGGGACGATGACGACGGCTTTGCGTTGAGATTGGGAGCCGAGCCGAAGCGCACCGTGCGGGCACATCTCGGCATCGTGGCAGCAACCACCGGGGACGCGAGCGCGGCCAGGTATGGCGAGATGACCACGTCCGCCGTCTGGTTCGCCGCCGCACTGGGCACATCGGTGCGCGGGATCGGCAAGGGCGTCGGTCGGGGCGGCAACGACTCCTGCATGTATGCACCGAACGGGGGACTGGTGGTGCTACGACAGGGGCGGAACCGGCTGACCATGGATGTCGGGCCGCTCGGCTATCTCTCGACCGCGGCCCACGGTCACGCCGACGCCCTGTCGGTGACGCTCAGTGACGGCGACGGGGAGGTCATCGTGGACCCGGGGACCGGCAGCTACTGCATGAATCCGGACTGGCGAGCCGTGCACCGGGGCACCCGCGCACACCCCACCGTGTGTGTGGACGGTGCCAACCAGTCGGTGATCGGAGGGCCGTTCTACTGGCGCAGGCACGCCGCGACCACCGCACGCTCGGTCGATCTGGAGAACGGCGTCGTCGACGCCGAACACGACGGCTATCGTCGGCTCGACGACCCAGTGACGCACCGGCGTTGGCTGATCGCGCCGCCGGGTGAGTCCACCGTGGTGGTGGTCGATCTGCTGGATGGAAAGCGGACACACGACATCGCGGTGTCCTGGCCCTTGCATCCTGCGCTGGACTGGCTTCCCACCCAGGACGGTCACATGGTCTCCCGGGACGGTATCCCGGTTCTGCAGTTGTGCTATGCCGCAACGACACCGGTGCAAACCGGCCAGGTCCGGGGCGACACCGATTCCGGCCTGGGCTGGTGGTCGGATCGACTGGAGGGTAGGGAGCCGGCCTGGCTGCTCACCGCGCACACCAGGGCGGGGCTGCCGGTGGCGCTGGTGTCGTTCCTGCACACCGTCGACGCCGGGGTGATCGCGCTGCCCGAGATCACCCGCCGCGGTGAGGAACTGTCGGTCAGTTGGTCCCAGGACAGCATCCGGCGTGGCCTGACGATCGACACCCGTCGGTCGGGGGCCGTGACAACCGTGCCGTGTCCGTCGATTGTTTCGTCCACGCGAGGGTGGTGA
- a CDS encoding GNAT family N-acetyltransferase: MAQDEQARLQAVPAHPGDVVFSVEPIDTLDGLEREWRRLEVEAAPSFFLSWQWIGTLLEMVPPSAMPRVLRGTADGRTVALAVLGDAQIRRHHIVRARRWVLNATGDPRLDCIFPEHNGLLADPDVGWEGLIEAFCATTGVDEISFPGIATPPPAALVEERGLLREERPESSFAVDLGTLSASGGDITAILSPNARSQLRRALRKLDPVTIEAASDEQQALDFFRMLKELHIPWWEQRGLPHAFVHPFFERFHERLIERGFAEGAVELLRVQSGDRTLGVLYNFRRGNRIYAYQSGFVHPRAHERPGVIAHALAIKKAWQDGAEIYDFMAGENRLKRSFGNRTETLSWTVVQKPRLRFRIEHRALGGSRSAKKKANTGHEFA; encoded by the coding sequence ATGGCCCAGGATGAACAGGCACGCCTACAAGCTGTGCCGGCGCATCCCGGAGACGTCGTCTTCAGCGTCGAACCCATCGACACACTCGACGGGCTGGAACGGGAATGGCGCCGACTGGAGGTCGAGGCCGCACCATCATTCTTCCTGTCCTGGCAGTGGATCGGCACCCTGCTCGAGATGGTCCCGCCGAGCGCGATGCCGCGCGTCCTGCGGGGCACGGCGGACGGCCGGACCGTGGCACTTGCCGTGCTCGGGGACGCCCAGATCAGGCGGCACCATATCGTGCGCGCCCGTCGGTGGGTTCTCAACGCCACCGGGGATCCCCGGCTCGACTGCATCTTCCCGGAGCACAACGGTCTGTTGGCCGACCCGGACGTGGGCTGGGAGGGGCTGATCGAGGCGTTCTGTGCCACAACAGGAGTCGATGAGATCAGCTTCCCGGGCATTGCCACTCCCCCGCCGGCAGCCCTGGTCGAGGAACGCGGTCTGCTCCGGGAGGAGCGGCCGGAGTCGTCGTTCGCCGTGGACCTGGGCACGCTGTCGGCCAGTGGTGGCGACATCACCGCGATCCTGAGCCCCAATGCCCGGTCACAGCTGCGCCGGGCATTGCGCAAGCTCGACCCGGTCACGATCGAAGCGGCGTCCGACGAGCAGCAGGCACTTGACTTCTTCCGGATGCTCAAGGAACTGCACATTCCCTGGTGGGAGCAGCGCGGACTGCCGCACGCATTCGTGCACCCGTTCTTCGAGCGTTTCCACGAGCGTCTCATCGAACGTGGGTTCGCCGAGGGCGCCGTCGAACTGCTCCGGGTACAGAGCGGCGACCGGACGCTGGGCGTGCTCTACAACTTCCGCCGTGGCAATCGGATCTACGCCTACCAGAGCGGTTTCGTGCACCCACGGGCGCATGAGCGGCCCGGAGTCATCGCCCATGCTCTGGCCATCAAGAAGGCGTGGCAGGACGGTGCCGAGATCTACGACTTCATGGCCGGCGAGAATCGGCTGAAGCGCAGCTTCGGCAACCGCACCGAGACGCTGTCGTGGACGGTCGTCCAGAAGCCACGGCTCCGATTCCGCATCGAACATCGAGCACTCGGCGGGTCCCGATCGGCCAAGAAGAAAGCGAACACCGGTCATGAATTTGCTTGA
- a CDS encoding polysaccharide lyase — protein sequence MIATAVAIAISTAPQAGARTLFVGDYSTGDFSQWPTVQVKGYNDSGGDFVPDYSARVVPDAVKGRAARFEVRPGDKPPFGGGERAEVQGGSGTGGVEGQTCWYQFSTKFDVSFPLNHADLGWGVTNQWHAYAGGSPPVSWTVDMENGQWSLTIEKQAAPGAYLEQFSIFDTPLDVGQWHDVAMQIHWSSSDDDGWIRLWHNGARQDFRDGSDTFQVRTLIPGASAVYYKEGMYREPSDSTDIVYHSGFRSSDAEPLP from the coding sequence GTGATCGCGACGGCCGTAGCCATCGCCATTTCTACCGCACCGCAAGCGGGCGCGCGCACGCTGTTCGTCGGCGACTACTCCACCGGGGATTTCTCCCAGTGGCCGACCGTGCAGGTCAAAGGATACAACGACAGCGGGGGCGATTTCGTCCCCGACTATTCCGCCCGTGTCGTCCCCGACGCCGTCAAAGGACGCGCCGCGCGTTTCGAGGTCCGGCCCGGGGACAAGCCTCCGTTCGGTGGCGGTGAACGCGCCGAGGTACAGGGCGGCTCCGGAACCGGCGGCGTCGAGGGACAGACGTGCTGGTATCAGTTCTCCACCAAGTTCGACGTGTCGTTCCCGTTGAACCACGCCGATCTGGGCTGGGGGGTCACCAACCAGTGGCATGCCTATGCCGGAGGCAGTCCACCGGTCAGTTGGACTGTGGACATGGAGAACGGTCAGTGGTCACTGACCATCGAGAAGCAGGCCGCGCCGGGCGCCTACCTTGAGCAGTTCTCGATCTTCGACACGCCGCTGGATGTCGGGCAGTGGCACGACGTGGCCATGCAGATCCACTGGTCGTCCTCCGACGATGACGGTTGGATACGCCTGTGGCACAACGGAGCACGGCAGGATTTTCGCGACGGCTCGGATACCTTCCAGGTGCGCACCCTGATTCCCGGGGCGAGCGCTGTCTACTACAAGGAGGGCATGTACCGGGAGCCCTCAGACTCCACGGACATCGTCTACCATTCCGGATTCCGCTCCTCGGACGCCGAACCGTTGCCCTGA